The window TCAAACAAATCACACAGAAACACAAACTACAACAGGGATTATgcaatctgaaaaaaaaaaaaacaaaaaacccaatTACAGGACGCAGCATAAGAAATTACCAACCAACACCAAAATAATCACAAAAGAACAGTTTTACACGACGTGTGCAGAGCAAGAATAACTTAGACACAACAATCTAATAACCATATTCAAAAATCAGAACACACTTCACAAATCATCCCAAACACAATGAAGCGGACTTCGCGCAGTTCATTGTCAGATACGTAACTTTGCAGTCTAAGAGGCATTCATAATCCAAGGCGTGACTAATGGAGGCAACAGTGGCAGTTGGGTATCTTCATACTTATTGAGTACTCGATCACAAGCAAAACCCAATGTGCTCCGGTTCCACAGTGGGTACCGGACCACCGTGAAATCCCGGACACCCATTTTCTATTTCGGGCACTCGATAGTCATCCATAGGAAAAACACCTACAGCTTCAATTGTTACATTTTCTTCTGAGCTAGACCAAAACAAGTTTATGCCAATTTTTTTCGACGATTCAAATATCGCATCCATCATACAATCAGACTATAATCTTAACACAAATCCCAAGTTTAACCCACAAGATTAAAGCAAAGAACAACAGCAATCATCTCATAACCACTAAATACTAACAGACTCACATTGGAAAATCAAACACAGAAGCAGTAAATATATGATTAATATTGTTGTGAGagacatagagagagagaggtaccATGGCGACGGCGGGTTCGTATGGAGATGACTCTGCAGTGGAGCAGAAGCGGCCTCTCAGTAGAACCCTAGAAGAGGCACTTGCGTCAGCTGTTACATGGGttaccttttagggtttttgtcGATTGAACTTGGGCTCGGGTCTAGGTCCACCTCGATCAGCCCGTAAAATCACCCTGCCCACTATTTTGACTAATTTTTTAGGGTATTTGGGACTCTGTCAAGTCGTGGTGTTATTGTTTCACTCAAATAATTATAGGAGAGTGACTTTTACGTAGATTTCACTCCATAAACAAAGAATAGTACACCAGTCGCCGTGTACCCGACACAAAAACTTCTCCACTATTACGTACATCACAAAAACTAGAGTTGATTAGTGTGTTGTCTCGGTGAATTCCGAGCTCAAATCACTCTCCTCGTAAAGACTAGATGATATCCGAATTTTTTCTCGACAATCAAGACCATGAAATACAGTTGGACGAGAGAGGAAAGGGCGTAGATTGCAGGGCAAATCCTAAAATCCAATGTATAACGTTGTATGTAAAAACTACATTATAGTTAGCAACGTCAGGACTTTGTATTTCTATCAACGTTGTTCTTTTTTTGTTCTACGAGTGCGAGGAGAACCATCTTTTTGCTGTAATAAAGTGAGGTTACCGGTCTTTCCCATGACGGTACAAATACAAGTTACGACTAAAACTGTAAAAATTGATGCCATATGCAACGGATCCGGCTGGAATGAGCCCCATAATAACGGTGGCCTGTCCACGCTGACTGATGCAAATCCCTCTCCCGACTGCCTCTTCCTGCGAAATGAGCAAATGGTTAAGAGAGGCTAGTGTGTATGCAAGATGAGTTCAGAACATATAGAAAAGAACTCGACTGAGGCATACCCCAACACGCCCTTTATCGAGTCCCACAGGGATGCAGAACGTTTAGTTGCCTGGCTTGACGCATTGGTTCTATGCTTGCCAAAGTTCCTATCTCGTATCCCTGAAATAAGCATGAAATTAATCCTACTACGGTTTTTCAACTAGATAGATGTTGATAAGAGTATGAAACCTATACCGGTGCCTTTAGAAGCAGCTGAATGACCTTCTCTAGATGCTTTAAGCGAAGCCAGTTCTTCGACAAGTGCACGTTCCTTATCACTGTCATTAAAATTACAATAAATTCCAACGAAGAACAAAATGCAAGGTATTGGGATATCAAGCTGGATGCCAAGTTCAACTAATAAGTTTAAATTATAGGAAAGAAGGGAGCATAACATAGTTTAAGGATACCAACCTGATTATCTTTGGGATCAGAACATTGACAGTAAAATGATGATCTCCTCGAGAAGAAGGTCTGTTGATGTCTGGAACCCCCATGCGTCGCAACTTTACCGTCTCTCCAGGCTGAATTCCAGAAGGAATCTGAAGCTCTTTCAAGCCTTCAACAGTTTCAACCTGACGTTATATCACAATTTCCATGTCATACAACTTATACCAAATAATAGAACATTGATATTCATAGACCCTCACTGAGAGATAAAGCTAGGATTACCTTTATAACGGTCCCTAAAATGGCTTCGGTATAATCAATATTGATTTTTGAGTACAGATTGAGACCATCTCTTCGAATTCCAGCCTTTTCATCTACATGGAGTACTATGTAGACATCTCCAACTTTACCCCTGCCAAATGCAGATGACAAAGAAATTAGCGCAGAGCTTGCCTTATTATCAAGTCACATACAGCAACATTCGTGAACAAGTATAATCACACAAACTCTAAAAAGGTGTAACATAAAAGTGCATGCCATGGGTAGAGATCAGAAAACGTTGGTGTTTTATTTGGAATTTGTATCCGTCGTAAAGGTAGATTGTTTTCAAACGCATTGGATTAACAACCACTTAGGACAGAAATCAACAACTAGACTATATGAGCAAAACATATTTGACGTATGCTTAAATTGGAACTGTGTATAAACCTTTTCTTATCCAAATTCCCCTCCCCTTGAATTTGCATTGTGGCTCCATCATTAACACCGGCTGGAATGCTTATGCTCATAGCTCTTTTTGACTGCACTTGTCCTTTGCCACTGCATCTTTGGCAAGGATCAGTGATTATTCTACCATCACCACCACACTTTGAGCAGGTTGATacctattaataaaaaaatatcatcTATGAAGCACATCTCTAAGACGTATAGTGTAATCTTGAAAGGATGATAGGAAGAAAGAAATCTACGGTGTCTATGTTATGAGGCTAAGAAAATTTATgcataagaccatctccaaccaaaagggCTAAATATAAACCCGTCTTGAATTATAGAcctgcaaaaaattatttttaaatgaccAATGTCAGGCCATACTCATACACCATCTCCAACCGGAGGGGCTAAACATAGCCcccttaataatttattagttttaagtttatactttaaatttattggttaatttgATTAAACTAACTTTGGATGTTTTTAAATCTAactgttgaatttgaatcaattattgcATTTGAGGAGCTGGGCACCAAAAAAGGGCTAAGAGGGGCTACATTTGGCTAGCCTAATGCCCTTTTGGCTAAGTAATGGCCTGGTGGGCTCCACATAATTATAGGctagccatcggttggagataaGTTTTTGGGCAAATCAGGCCAGCTTTTGGACCTTTAGCCctttcgattggagatggcctaactgGACTTAATGCGGTTTCAATGACTTTTAATGTTAAAACAGGTCTGTTTACCTGCGAAATCATTCCAAATGGTGTTTTCTGAGTTTTCATCACCCCTCCTCTTCCTCCACAACCAGTACATGATTTTATGCCTTTATCAGATTTAGCACCTGTTCCACCGCAGTCATCACATGTCTCAACACAAGAAACTTGGATTTCTCTCTGTACCCCAAAAATGGATTCTTCAAAGCTCAAATACAGATCGTACCTGCAACATGAAAGTTAAAAGAAAAGCcaataaaacataaatttatgTGCCTTCATAAAGATAATTCAACAGTACGAGTGCCGCTAGACAGTTACCGAATGTCAAGACCCTGGTTTCCCCTGTTGCTGAAATTGAAGTTCATGCCTCCTGATTCACCCCTTCCTCCAAACATCCCATCCGAACCTCCAAAGAATGTATCAAAAATGTCAAAAGGATCCACCTATTGAACGTTGATGGTTCCATTAGCATGCAGTTAAACTAGTTATTTCCTTCACTAGAAAAGCAaccaaaattaaattattaagtaCAATACATGTTCCCGTGTCTGTATTACTCAGAAGACCAAGAAGATCTTACCCCTGATGGACCCATGGTTGAGGAACCATAGTCTCCCTGTAAACCTGCTTCACCAAAGCGATCATATAAAGACCTTTTCCCATCATCTGATAGGACCTACAAAGATTCTTCATTAGAATATGAATGATGGGTTCATAGAACAACAGTCAAATCAATAAATGATgataaatgaatgaaaaaaaaaaaccatcttgTACTGAAAATTGATACCTAAAGAACAACGGAAATGCGAAGACGAAGAGAAAAATGACAATGCAGCaacattgaagaagaaaaactaGAAATCGTAAATTGTAATACCTCATATGCAGCACTAATCTCTTTGAACTTGTCCTCAGCTCCACCGCCCTTGTCCGGATGATACTGCTCCAAGTTACAACATTTCCgacatcaaatttcaattcaCCTTAAACTGGGATTATATTATATCATCTCCCCTATCATGCCTAATTACAACATAATTAACACCAAAATCACCGCCTTCCGGACGAAAAATCTAAAGCTTTCGCTAACCGCAACCCTTTCGAGCATATCAAGCAGCTTAAAACCAGCTTAGCTTACAGTGCTAAATTGGGTTTCGAACTATCCAACTTCAAACTTGTAAAAATCTTTTCTTTGGCTTCAATTTCTAGGCAAATAACACGCATTGTGACATTAGCAATAAGAAGTAGCTAACCTTTCGGGCGAGATTTCGATAAGCGGACTTGATCTCCTGCAGCGTGGCGGTTCTGGGGACGTTGAGAGTCTTATAGTAATCGGTTCCGGCGGCTCTGATGGCCAAACGAGCCCCGCGCGGGGGATTGGCGCGGAGGAAAGAAGCGGAATTGGGTTGGAAGATTGGGTTTTTACTTCTGGCGAAGAATGTAGAAGCGGCGGAGCTGAGGGCGGAGCAGCTCAAAGAATAGGGCGGAAGTGGAACCGCGGAGTTGGGATTTGGCGGGAAATTGGAGATGCAGGTGGTTTGGAGTACGGGCATACTTCGGTTTTTGAGATTGAAAATGGACGGTGGAGATGGTTCGATGGAGATTAGGAGGGTTTGGGGGTTTTGCagaggttttagggtttagggattACGCtgaagaagaagtagaagatgGTCAGACTGTCAGAAGTCGGAATGAACAAAAGTTTGGACCCCAATTGGCAAATATTTTCACATACGACAAACAACATTGAGGCAGAAAGTCTGTTTTACCCTACTAGAGCATCAAAATAGTGGGGCATAATTGACCTTTTGTGATCCATTTGTGAACTGATCATTTGAaagcctcttttttttttttttttttttttttttaatgaacttGCAAGTTTTCACTTCAACTCAAAGCTTGCTCAATCTTGTTCTTCTGCCGCCGTATCCGCCGTGTTATAAATTGAGCAGCATTTGTATCaacggtttttgtttttgttttcttttctatgATGGAGGAAAGAAATTTCGGTTGGGCTATTAGTATAGCTCTCAGGTTGGGAAGGACTATCGTGAAGTAAGGTGAgaccaaaacaaacaaaggaAAGTATCGACACTACCAAGTCCCAACCAGCAGCCCAGTGAGTGCAAACAAGTCTATCACATAATCCTTCAGTTGAGTTGCAGCATGTGAAAAATGCAGGAGGACTCATCCAAAAGTATCAGTCATATGCTACCTACTCGGATAAACATGTCTCCGACGCTACTCTCCCAGAAATTCCACCTAAGGtcaaaagactcaaatctaCGACAACTAGAGCTAGGTGCTCTTGTTGTTAAGCAACATATTAAGTTGCAGTAATATAATATCACAGAGAAGATGAAGAGGTTTTAGAGAtagaaagatagagagagaaatgaattaTATTTCTGTACTACAAAGTTACTGAATTACTCTACTTACAATTGTTATATAGTTATCTATATTACTTCTTCACTAAGACACCTTATCCTACTTATAACAACCATACTGATCTTATAACAACCACACTGATCtcttgacacatgtcaatgtatcTAACCATCTATTATCTATACTGTTAACATCCTCCCTCAAGCTCAGGAGAAGGACCACGAAGCCTGAGATTGCAGCAATGAGCACGAAAAAGTGGTGCAGATAGGCCCTTTGTCAGAATATCAGCAAATTGCTCATTAGAGGAAACAAACTGCATTTGAAGTAACTGTTGGGCAACCCTGTCACGAACAAAATGGATATCAATCTCAATATGTTTGGTTCGTTGATGCATCACTGGATTACAAGTCAGAGCAATAGCCGAGAGGTTATCACAAAACATAATGGATGGAGTCGAAACTGTAATCTGCAGAAAAGTGAGAATCTGTCTTATCCAATCAAGCTCAGCTGCTATTGTAGCAATGGCACGATACTCAGCTTCAGTAGAAGAGCGAGAGACAGTGTTCTGCTTCTTTGATGACCACGAAATGGGATTAGAACCCAAGAAAACAACCAAACCTGTTGTAGAGCGTCGATCATTCGGATCCCCTGCCCAGTCCGCATCACTAAATGCATTTAACTCCAAGTCGCCCTTTGTATATTGAAGACCATAATGTTGAGTGCCATTAAGATACCGTAATATCCTTTTGACAGCCAAGTAATGAGACTCCATGGGACACTGCATGAACTGAGCAACCTGATGTACCGAAAAAGCAATATCAGGTCTTGTGAAAGTTAGATACTGTAAGGCGCCCACTATACTTCTGTACAATGGAGGATTGTCAAATGGTATGCCATCATCCTTAAGAAGGCGATGAGAAGGCAGACAAGGAGTAGCACAAGACTTGGACTGATGCATTTCTGTCTTTGTCAATAAATCGGTGACATATCTATGCTGAGACAGAAACAACCCTTCTGTATTGGTTGTGATTTGAACACCAAGGAAATAATGGAGTGGTCCCAGATCCTTGATATCAAATTCTGTAGCCAACGCAGAAATGAGCTCTGGAATTACAGAAATGGCACTGCCAGTGATgatgatatcatccacatagagaaGAAAAAGTACTATTCCAGAAGAAGTATGTTTGACAAACAATGAAGTGTCGGCATAAGTTGTGTGAAATCCCAAGGAAGGCAAGAACTTAGTAAATCTCTCATTCCATGCCCGGGGAGCTTGTTTGAGACCGTATAAAGACTTGTGAAGTTTACACACTGAGGATGAATAGATAGGGTCTACAAACCCCGGAAGCTGCGccatatacacttcttcttcCAAAATACCATGCAAAAAAGCATTTTTGACATCGAGCTACCGTAAACCCCAACCATAATGTGCAGCTAAGGCAAGAACAAGACGTACTGTAGTAGGCTTAACAACAGGACTGAAGGTTTCACCATAATCGATTCCTGCCTCTTGATTGAACCCCTTGGCCACAAGCCGAGCCTTGTATCTCGAAATGGTACCATCAACATGTCTCTTGATCTTAAAAACCCACTTGCACCCCACAAGGTTTCTGTTTGATGGTAAAAGAACTAAGGACCAAGTTTTCTGGGAATGCAAGGCTTGTAGTTCCTCCTCCATGGCTTTATACCAAACTGGCGATTTAAGAGCAGATTTATAAGACAGTGGTTCAATCTGAGATAAGTCAACGTCTGTAGTTGGAGAAGTCAGAGCACTAAATGCTTTCTTCTTGACAATACCACTCTTCGATCGTGTTTGCATAGGATGCAAGTTAAATGGAGGTAGAGGAAGAATGACTTGTAAACTTTCTGGAAGAAACTCAGGAGCCACAGGAATGGAAGGAGAAGTACACTGAGGGACATTGCAAGTAATGGGGGAGCTGATGTCGTCGGTTGCTGTTGGCTGAGACAGTTCAGGTGCAGGAGAAAGATTGGAAGATCTAGGAGTGGCAGTAGCAGTGCGAGGTATAACACTAAGGCTAGGCACGGATGAATTAGATGACACTCCAACAAGCAGGTTATCCCGTGTAATAGACACTGGATTCATTGGTATTTTAGGAACAGACTGTGAAGTAGAAACAGATGACTTTTGGACAAGAGAGGAATAAGGGAAATCACACTCATCAAATATAACATGTCGTGAAATATAAATTCTCTTTGAGCTAACTTCAAAACAGATGTACCCCTTGTATTTAGATGCATAACCCAGAAAGATACATAATTTGGTTTTAGGTTGCAGCTTGTTACTAGTATAAGGCTTTAAGAATGGGAAACATGCACAACCAAAGATTCTAAGGTGTTGAACATCTGGAACTGAATTGAACAGAACCTCAAATGGTGACTGATTATTTGTAGTTGAAGAAGGCATCCTATTTATAAGGTATATCGCAGTTTGACAAGCAAATGACCAGAAAGATGCTGGAAGATGTGCATTCTGTAACAATGTGATGGAGGTTTCAACTACATGCCTATGTTTGCGTTCTGCCAGCCCATTTTGTTCTAGAGTATGGGGACAAGAGATTTGATGAGTGATCCCTTTATCTAACAGAAAAGATTGAAGAGTGTGACTTGTATATTCCCCACCCCCATCACTTTGTAAAGTTTTAACAGAAACTGCAAAGTGATTAAAAATGAACTGATAGAAACCAATGAACACAGAGCAGACTTCACTTTTATTATGTAGAGGAAAAAGCCAACAATATCGAGTACACTCATCAATGAATGTCACGTAGTATTTAAAACCATCAATAGAGGTACAAGGAGCAGGGCCCCAGACATCACTATGAACTATTTGAAAAGGATTTACAGCCTTAGACACAGAGGATGAAAATGGGAGCTTGCTGAATTTTCCTTGTAAACAAGAATGACACACAGAAGATGAGACATCATAGGGGACTGAGATATTGGACGTTCTAAGAATAGTAAACAAAATGGAATTGGATGGGTGACCTAGTCTGCTATGCCATAAATTGGAATGTACTTTCTGTCCAAGAAATGCAGTTGTAGAGGCTTGATTCTGAATTGCAGCTGGTCTTGACATTGGTAGTGGATATAACCCATTACTGCACTGGCCCTTGTACAGAATCCTCCCTGTGGCTTTGTCCTGAATCCAGAAAGTAAAAGCATCAAAGATTAGCCAACAATGGTTATCTAGACAAATTCTGTGCACAGACAACAAATTCTGAGTAATTTTGGGAACATATAAAATGGAATTAAGCTTCAAATTTTGAGTAGGGGTCCGAATGATAGAAGAACCAATGTGTGAAATGGGTAAACCTGCACCATTCGCAGTTTGAATGGTCTCTGTGGATGAGAATGAAGTAGCCAAGGAAAGATTCTGTAAGTCTGCAGTGAGGTGATTTGTTGCCCCTGAATCTGTAATCCAGAACTGCTGAGATGAATCATTTGATGGTGGAGTGGATGAGGAAGAGTTTACATGCATTGCCGTCATTTGAGAAGCAGAACCAGAAATATTGGCATTTCGAAAATGACAGAACTGAGCAGTGTGATTCTTCTTGCCACATATTTGACAACCATCAACTACAACAACATCAGTATTTCGAAACCGACAGGTATCAGCAAGGTGACCAAATTTTCCACATATTTGGCAAGCTGATTGGGTTGGAGGGGCACCAAGAATACCAGGAGCAGGAGTTGTATAGGTATTTCGTGAATTCCCAAATCGAGAATTAGTattatagttgaattttcctCGACCCTTGTTCTTGATGTAATTATTCTTGAAATATGTATGTTGCTGAAGTGGGACACCAGAGACACCAGAAGATTGATGTGGTGAATACCCGGGACTTGGATTGGCAGAAACCCCTTGACTATGACCACCAGATTCAGAGTTCTTGGCAATCATGGCAGACAAAAATGGCGTAACAGCTGTATTCTCAATCATTGCTTCTTCAGCAAGCAACTGAGACCTCAGATCCTTAAGAGAAATAACATTCTCTCGACCTCGAATGATAGACCGGATGGTATTATATTCTCCCGATAAGCCATTAAGAGTGAGAATGACAATATCATCATCCTCGAAATGAACTCCGGCAGCTGCCAAATAATCACGAGCAGCCTTGATCCTCTGCAAGAATTGAGATATAGAATCAGGGCCTTTCTTGATATTCTGTAACTCAGACTTCATCTGGAATATGGTTGCACGAGTAACAACAGAAAATTGCTCCTTGAGACGAATCCATAGATCCCGAGCACTGGTGCTTCCAATGACACATGAAATAGCGGATGGAGAAAGGGTGACAGTAATAAGCTGCATCAAAGCTCGATCATGCATCTTCCAGATCTTGTATGCATCTGTTTCAATTCGGGACGAGGAATCTCCAGAATCTAAATCAGAATCGCCAGACCCAGAAGAGCCAAACTGTGCAGGACAAGGACTAGAACCATCCAAGAACCCCATAATTCCATGACCTTCAAGTAGGAATTGCATCTGAAAGTGCCATGTGAGGTAGTTGGAATCATCAAGCTTCACAGTCACCGACGTAGGAACGGTGGAGATAAGAGATGTGATAGGCGATTGCACAATTTGTAGTTGATTGGCAGTCACCATTGCAAAATTGTCGAAGAAGAGTTCTCACAGGAAATGTATCGAACACGTAGAGGGCACGATTGCGCAGACGAAGAATCACAACCCGAAGAACTATGAAAAATTCCCAGATCAGAAGAACACaacagagaaagaaagaatctTGAGCGGCGGAAGTAAAAATCAACAATTCCAAGatcagaaaaaaaaacctttcaaGCACGTAGAGCTTGATCGGCGAATGATACCATGTTAAGCAACATATTAAGTTGCAGTAATGTAATATCACAGAGAAGATGAAGAGGTTTTAGAGAtagaaagatagagagagaaatgaattaTATTTCTGTACTACAAAGTTACTGAATTACTCTACTTACAATTGTTATATAGTTATCTATATTACTTC is drawn from Malus domestica chromosome 14, GDT2T_hap1 and contains these coding sequences:
- the LOC103455636 gene encoding uncharacterized protein, with amino-acid sequence MPVLQTTCISNFPPNPNSAVPLPPYSLSCSALSSAASTFFARSKNPIFQPNSASFLRANPPRGARLAIRAAGTDYYKTLNVPRTATLQEIKSAYRNLARKYHPDKGGGAEDKFKEISAAYEVLSDDGKRSLYDRFGEAGLQGDYGSSTMGPSGVDPFDIFDTFFGGSDGMFGGRGESGGMNFNFSNRGNQGLDIRYDLYLSFEESIFGVQREIQVSCVETCDDCGGTGAKSDKGIKSCTGCGGRGGVMKTQKTPFGMISQVSTCSKCGGDGRIITDPCQRCSGKGQVQSKRAMSISIPAGVNDGATMQIQGEGNLDKKRGKVGDVYIVLHVDEKAGIRRDGLNLYSKINIDYTEAILGTVIKVETVEGLKELQIPSGIQPGETVKLRRMGVPDINRPSSRGDHHFTVNVLIPKIISDKERALVEELASLKASREGHSAASKGTGIRDRNFGKHRTNASSQATKRSASLWDSIKGVLGKRQSGEGFASVSVDRPPLLWGSFQPDPLHMASIFTVLVVTCICTVMGKTGNLTLLQQKDGSPRTRRTKKEQR